The DNA sequence TTAGCTGGCTTTTCGGCAATCCTCGTTGTAGTATCAATTCTTGCGTTTCGCAGGTATCGAGAACTTAGACTCGCTATCGTTTCAGTCGCCTTCATTCTCTACGCACTCTTATCGTTCCTCGTCCTCTTGTCAGATTTCATCGGGCTGAATGAGTTCTCGATGAGCCCGTATCTCGTCGCGCTGAATCTCGCAATACTCCTGAGCCTTTATTTCTCGCTACTGAAGAGATGAAATGATATGGATGACACCCTCAGCCTCGAGAGTAGAAGGAAGATCTACCAGTACATTGCCCAGAACCCAGGGACCTATCTCAGGGAGATGGAGCGTGCACTCTCGATGCAACCTGGTGTCCTTTCCTACCATCTCGATGTCATGGAAAAGCGAGGGTTGATCAAGTCTGAAGGCGATGGCTATATCAAGAGATATTTTCCCGCTGAGAAGTTCAAGCAGCGTGACAGACGTATCGTCTCGCTCCTCAGGCAGGAATCGCCGAGGAAGATTCTGCTGCATATACTCCTCAACGGGTCTTCCAGTTTTCAATCATTGGCGAGCGCAATCGGTCTTTCGAAGTCGACGGTTTCTTATCACTTGAAGAAGCTTGCTTCTGCAGGAATCATTTTCGCAAGAAAGGTCGAAAGGGAGTTTGTTTACGGCATTGAAAATCCTGATGAAGTTGCAAATCTCTTGATCACTTTACAGGAAAGCCTGGAAAGCGATGCAGTCGATCGCTTCGTTGACATTTGGAGGAAATTAGGGAAGTGACTTTTGTTTGGACGACTCTTTTTTTTCGGGGCGATCTGGTCATAGGAAAAACAGGAGAAATCTCAGGCAAGTGACCTCAAGACCCATTCATATCAGGCCATTTCCTTTTGAATAATCATTCAATCGAGCACTGCTACTACTCACTTGGCCGCTTTTTCATCATTCTCAAGATCGGGATTGCCAACAAAACGAATTTCATAACGGCATGCAGCTTTAATTTCAAACCCTCGAAGCCCCGTACGAGGGTTAGATCGAGAAAACTACACAAGGATCAGATGGACGAAGAAGGAAAATAAATAATATATGTGAAATTGCTTCATCATTTCAGTTGTCTATTCTCAAGGGGGGAGAATGATAGGCGTGAAGAGGAAGGCATGGGCAGTAATCGGCGTCGTCGTTGTGATCTCGCTCATCGCCTCATCATTTGCTGGGTGCATTGGTGAGAGAGAGACGTCGGTGGACATTATTAAGAGCAGGGGAAAACTCATTGTTGGCACTTCTGGCGGATTCCCGCCCTTTGAAGTCATCAACGAAACGACGCAGCAGCTTGAAGGTCTCGATATTGATCTGGCTTACCGCATCGGCCAAGAACTTGGGGTGACAGTAGAGATCAGGAACATGGATTTCGCAGCACTGATCGGTGCAGTTAAGACTGGCATGATCGACATGGCGATCGCGGGGATGACGATTACGGAGGAAAGAAACAAGTCTGTCGCCTTTTCGAAGCCTTATTTCAGAGCGGACCAGGCGATCGTTGTCAAGGCGGACAGGACGGATATCAACTCGCCAGCAGATCTCGCCGGTAAGAAGATCGCCGTCAACCAAGGGACGACCGGGGACTTCTGGGTCGATGAGAATCTGGTAGCTACTGGACTTGTCGCCGAACAGGACGTTCACAAGTTTGGATTTGCATCAGACGCCCTGCTGGAACTTGTTGCTGACAGGGTCGATGCGCTCGTTATTGATTCGCCAGTTGCCGAGATGTATGTGGCTAGGACATCAGGGCTCAAAGTCGTCTACACGATCGTGACGAACGAGTACTACGGTATCTGCATGAACAAGAATGCGGTCGAGCTCATCGAATTTGTCAACGACTTGATCGAGGAGATGGAGGCCTCTGGTGAGATGCAGGCGCTTATCGACAAGTGGTTCTGAGATTGTGCCAGCATCAAACCTTTTAAAATTTTTTGACAACTGGTATAATCTGGACGTGATCTCATGGGCCTCGAGATTATAGCGAATAACCTCGGATTTTTCCTGAAGGGAGCGATCCTGACACTTGAAATTAGTCTGGCGGCAATCGCACTGGGCTTCGCGCTCGGCGTCCCGATGGGGCTCGCAAGGATCTCGAGGGTTTTACCAGTCAGGGCGCTCGCAACTGGTTACGTCGAAGCGCTGCGCGGTACGCCATTGCTTGTCCAGATCTTTATCGTCTACTTCGGCTTGCCCTCGATCGGCATCTACCTCGATCCTCTCGTGTCTGGCATCCTTGCGGTAGGCCTCAACAGCGCGGCGTATCAGGCTGAGATCCTCCGTGGCGGAATTCAATCGGTGCCGAAGGGGCAGATGGAAGCGGCACGTTCAATGGGTATGACTTACGGACAGTCGATGCGTCGTGTCGTGCTACCGCAGGCAATGCGCCTCATCATCCCCCCGATGACGAACGAATTCATAATATTGATAAAGGACTCTTCTTTAGTGAGTGCGATCAGTGTATGGGAACTGACTCTCGTGGCGAAGGAGCTAAACGCAAAATATTTCGACCCCTTCACGATCTTTCTCTTCGTCGCCGCCGTGTATTTCATCATGACATTCGCAACGTCGAAAATCTTGAGGGTCGTGGAAAAGAAGACGGCGATTCCGGGCTTCGGCGCAGGGGATTGATCGAGGCCGTCGATATACACAAGAAATTCGGCGACCTGGAGGTGCTGAGAGGTATCTCTCTCAAAGTCGATCCTGGCGAGGTTGTAGTCATCATTGGCCCGTCTGGTAGTGGTAAGAGTACCTTCCTCCGTTGTCTGAATCGGTTGACCGAGCCAACGAAAGGAGAAATCTATTTTGACGGCGTCAGGATCACCGATCCAAACGTCGACATCAACAAGGTACGTTCTCAAATTGGCATGGTCTTTCAGAGTTTCAATCTCTTTCTTCATTTAACGGCAAAAAGGAACATCATGCTCGCTCTTACAGAGGTCAAAGGCATTGAAAAGGGAGAGGCCGAAAGAATTGCGATGGAAGCACTTGACAAGGTCGGTTTGTCTGATAAAGCCGACGCCTACCCCGGACAGTTGTCTGGCGGACAGCAACAGCGGGTCGCCATAGCGAGGGCAATCGCCATGAATCCGAAGCTCATCATGTTCGACGAGCCCACCTCCGCCCTCGATCCGGAACTGATCGGTGAGGTTCTCGATGTCATGAAGAGTTTGGCTAAAGGGGGCATGACGATGATTGTCGTCTCACATGAAATGGGTTTTGCAAGAGAAGTTTCCGATCGCGTCGTTTTCATGGATCATGGCGTGATTCTGGAGGAGGGGCCGCCGGCAGAGATATTCTCAAATCCGA is a window from the Methanomassiliicoccales archaeon genome containing:
- a CDS encoding helix-turn-helix domain-containing protein; translated protein: MDDTLSLESRRKIYQYIAQNPGTYLREMERALSMQPGVLSYHLDVMEKRGLIKSEGDGYIKRYFPAEKFKQRDRRIVSLLRQESPRKILLHILLNGSSSFQSLASAIGLSKSTVSYHLKKLASAGIIFARKVEREFVYGIENPDEVANLLITLQESLESDAVDRFVDIWRKLGK
- a CDS encoding basic amino acid ABC transporter substrate-binding protein, which translates into the protein MIGVKRKAWAVIGVVVVISLIASSFAGCIGERETSVDIIKSRGKLIVGTSGGFPPFEVINETTQQLEGLDIDLAYRIGQELGVTVEIRNMDFAALIGAVKTGMIDMAIAGMTITEERNKSVAFSKPYFRADQAIVVKADRTDINSPADLAGKKIAVNQGTTGDFWVDENLVATGLVAEQDVHKFGFASDALLELVADRVDALVIDSPVAEMYVARTSGLKVVYTIVTNEYYGICMNKNAVELIEFVNDLIEEMEASGEMQALIDKWF
- a CDS encoding amino acid ABC transporter permease, with amino-acid sequence MGLEIIANNLGFFLKGAILTLEISLAAIALGFALGVPMGLARISRVLPVRALATGYVEALRGTPLLVQIFIVYFGLPSIGIYLDPLVSGILAVGLNSAAYQAEILRGGIQSVPKGQMEAARSMGMTYGQSMRRVVLPQAMRLIIPPMTNEFIILIKDSSLVSAISVWELTLVAKELNAKYFDPFTIFLFVAAVYFIMTFATSKILRVVEKKTAIPGFGAGD
- a CDS encoding amino acid ABC transporter ATP-binding protein → MIEAVDIHKKFGDLEVLRGISLKVDPGEVVVIIGPSGSGKSTFLRCLNRLTEPTKGEIYFDGVRITDPNVDINKVRSQIGMVFQSFNLFLHLTAKRNIMLALTEVKGIEKGEAERIAMEALDKVGLSDKADAYPGQLSGGQQQRVAIARAIAMNPKLIMFDEPTSALDPELIGEVLDVMKSLAKGGMTMIVVSHEMGFAREVSDRVVFMDHGVILEEGPPAEIFSNPKHERTRVFLRRILHE